In Trichlorobacter lovleyi, the DNA window CGCTGGTCATGCGGTCGCAGACCATTTTCCTGACGTCAGGAAAATGGTCGACATCGGTTCTGGCGCAGAACGACCGATTGAGGATATCGCTCTCACCCGCTATGCCTGCTACCTGATTGCCCAGAATGGCAATCCCCGTAAAACGGAAATCGCCTTTGCACAGACCTACTTTGCAGTTCAGACCCGCCGTATTGAACTGATTGAAAAACGGCTTGAAGAACAGGAGCGGCTGACTGCACGCCAAAAGTTGAGTCTTTCAGAAAAAGAGCTGTCCGGCTTGATCTTTGAACGGGTCGGCGACAACAGCGGCTTTGCCAGAATTCGCAGTAAGGGTGACACCGCTTTATTTGGCGGCCAAAGCACCCAGCAGATGAAAGATCGGCTGGGTGTGCCAGACAGTAGGGCACTGGCGGATTTCCTGCCTACTATCACCATCAAGGCAAAGGACTTTGCCACCGAGATAACCAATTTTAACATCCGTCGTGATGATCTGCGCCACGAAGAAACCATCGCCAAAGAGCATATCAAGAACAATCAGGATGTTCGCAAGGTGCTGACAGACCGCGGCATCAAGCCTGAAGCGTTACCACCGGCAGAAGACCTGAAAAAGCTCGAGCGACGCTTGAAATCAGAAGAAAAGCAGCTTATCAATCAAGGGGCCAAACCCACAACAAAGAGGAAATCATCATGACCATTGCAGAACAGGTTGTCACCATTGCAAAGAATGCCCGCCAGGCCTCCATCGCCCTGGCGCGCCTGTCTACCAACGTTAAAAACGAGATGTTGCTGAAGATGGCTGATGCCCTTGAGGCCGACAGCACTCCCCTGATTGCCGAAAATGCCAAAGATCTGGCAGCGGGCAAGGAGAAGGGGCTGTCCGATGCCATGCTGGACCGGCTGATGCTGGATGCCAAGCGGATCACGGGAATGGCCGATGCCCTGCGTGAGGTAGCGGCCCTGGCCGACCCGGTGGGTGAAGTGACGAAGATGTGGAAACGTCCCAACGGCCTGATGGTGGGCAAGATGCGGATTCCGCTGGGCGTGATCGGGATTGTCTATGAATCCCGGCCCAATGTGACTGCCGATGCTGCGGCGCTCTGCCTCAAGTCAGGCAATGCCGTAGTGCTGCGGGGCGGCTCCGAGGCGATCCACTCCAACCGGTCCATTGCCGCCATCCTGCAGGGGGTGATGAAGGCGTTGGACATCCCTGAGGCAGCCCTGTCGCTGATCCCGTTCACTGAGCGGGAAGGGGTGCTGGAGATGCTGAAACAGGAGGAGCTGATCGACCTGATCATCCCCCGTGGCGGTGAGAGCCTGATCCGCTTTGTGGTGGAGAATTCCCGCATCCCGGTCATCAAACATTACAAAGGGGTCTGCCACCTGTTTGTGGATGCCTCGGCAGATTTCGAGATGGCCACCCGGATCATCATCAATGCCAAGACGCAGCGCCCCGGTGTCTGTAATGCCCTGGAAACACTCTTGATCCACAGGGATGTGGCGGCACGCTTTATTCCGCCCTTTGCCAAGGCGCTCGGTGATCTGCAGGTCGAACTGCGGGGGGACGAAGCATTTTGCAGCTATGCACCTCAGGCAAAGCGTGCCACGGAAGAAGACTGGGCAGCCGAATATCTGGAGCTGATCCTGGCCTGCAAGGTAGTGGACGACATGGATGCGGCCATTGACCATATCAATCAGTACGGCTCACTGCACAGCGAGGTGATCGTGACCCGTGATTATGCCAATGCCCAGCGTTTTATCCGCGAGGTCAACTCCTCCTGCGTGCTGGTCAACGCCTCCACCCGCTTTAACGACGGCGGCCAGCTGGGGCTGGGGGCCGAGATCGGCATCTCCACCACCAAGCTGCATTCTTTTGGTCCGATGGGGCTGGAGGATCTCACCACAACAAAATTCATCGTCTACGGTGATGGGCAGGTGCGTCTCTAGGAAGGAGGCGGTATGAAATCCAAAACGTCACGGACCGGTGGCATTGTGCTGGTGGCCCTGGGAGTTTACTTTCTGCTGAGCAACCATGGCCTGGTCCCGCCACTGGGTCAATTACTCGACAAATGGTGGCCACTCTTCATGATTGTTCCCGGTGCCGTTATCCTGCTGGGGCGCAGTGGCACGTCACGGAGCTAGCTGTTCGGCGATCTTATCTGCCACCCGTACCCCGTCCAGGGCCGCCGACATGATCCCCCCTGCATAGCCTGCCCCTTCACCACAGGGATATAGGCCCTGCAGGGCGGGCGACTGGCAGTCTTCATTCCGCAGGATTCGCAACGGGGCTGAGGTGCGGGTCTCCACCCCGGTCAAGGTCGCCTCACGGGTCACAAACCCCTTCATCTTCCGATCAAATGAGACAATCCCCTCCCGCAGGGTGGTCGCCACATACTCCGGCAGCAGGCTTGCCAGATCCGCCTCCACCACACCGGGGCGGTAGCTTGAGCAGTATCCGCCGGTACCCTGACCGATAAAGGCCAACAGGTTCTGGGCCGGGGCGCAGTAGCCGCCTCCACCGGCTGCAAAGGCCGTACGTTCCCACTGTTGCTGAAAACGGACCCCGGCCAGCGGATCTTTTCCGTCAAAATCCTCCGGCCTGACATTGACCACTAACGCACTGTTGGCAAGGCCGGAATCCCGCCCCAGGTTGCTCATGCCGTTGACCACCACCATCCCTGCCTCTGAAGAACTGGCAACCACCAGGCCGCCCGGACACATACAGAAAGAGTAACAGCTGCGTCGGGTCAGGTCGTTATTATAGGTCAGGGCATAGTCTGCCTTGGGCAGGGCGGGGTGGGGCTTGCCATACTGGATCCGGTCGATCAACCCCTGGGGATGCTCCACCCGCAGGCCAATGGCAAACGGCTTGGCCTCCATCACCAGATTCTGACGGGACAGCATGGCATAGGTATCTCTGGCACTGTGGCCGATGGCCAGCACCAGATGCCTGCAGGCAAGCTCATCAACCTGGTTGCTGCGTACGGCTCTGAGCTGACCGTTGCTGCAGACCAACCCGGTCAGGCAGGTGGAGAAGCGGAGATCAGCACCGCTTTCCAGCAGTCCGGCCCGCAGGGCGGCAACGACACGGCGCAGACGGTCCGTGCCGACGTGAGGCTTGGCCTGATAGCGGATCTCCGGCGGCGCGCCAAAACGGATCAGCTGATCCAGCACCCAGCCAGTGTTAGGGTCGCGCAGGCGGCAGGTCAGTTTGCCATCTGAAAAGGTACCGGCGCCACCTTCACCAAACTGGACATTGCTTTCCGGGTCAAGGGCTCCGTCCCGCCAAAAGCGGGCCACATCCTTGACCCGCTCTTCAACCGGCTTGCCTCGCTCAAGAATGGTTGCAGCAATACCGTAGGCGGCCAGACGCAGGGCGCAGAACAACCCGGCCGGCCCCATACCGACAATCACCACCGGTTCCGCAGTGCTGCATCTGCTGAACAGCTGCGGAGTCTCAACCGGAAGTTGCTCAAGATTGGGCAGACCACCATGCTTCTTCCAGAAGCCGGCCTCGTCGGCCACGCAGAAACTGGCGGTATAGACCAGCAGTACCCGGGGCTTTTTACGGGCATCAACCCCTTTACGCAGGATGCGGAACTGCAGCAGGGCAGCAGCATCAAGCCCGAAGCAACGGGCTGCGAGAACGACGAGACGTCCTTCATCCTCGCCGGGCTGCAGGGTGAGATTACGGAAAAGAAAGGGCATGATAGCTCAGTAGAGGGTAGTCTGGGTCTTGGCGCGTTCGATCAGCTGTTCAACCAGAATCACGATATCCAGCGGTGCCGTTGATTTGGGAATATGAAAGCGGGCCCCCATTTCAGGGGTCTCATGTTCGTGGGGCCCTTCCTGAAACATGGAGGTCAACAGGATGATGACCGGCTGCCGCTCTCCAGCAAGTCTGGCAATCTCCATGCAGGTGCTGACCCCGCCCATACGGGGCATGACCAGGTCAGAAAGGACCACCTCAGGGTACTGCTCCAGATAGAGTTTGACCCCTTCAATGCCGTCGTTGGCAGTGTACACGGCAAAGCCGGCCTCCCTGAAGGCATCGGACAAAATCCGCTGAAAAAAGGGATCATCATCGATAATCTCTATTTTAGTAGCTGCTTCTGTCATGGCTCCTCAGCTACGACTTGATTTCTGTTCGCGAGGGATGGTGACCAGAAAGGTCGTACCGGTTTCTGATGTCTGGTCAACCGTAACATCACCATGGTACAGGCGTGCAATACGCCGTGCCACCGGCAGACCGATCCCGGTGCCACGGCTTTTGGTTGAAAAAAACGGCTTGAAGATTGACTCAAGATGGTCACTGGCAATACCGCCGCCATTATCTGCGACGCGTACCGCAATCAGCCCTTCAGGGCTGTCAATCCGGATTGACAGCTCTCCGCCCTGCGGCAGCTCCTCAACCGCGTTCATCAGCAGATTGGTAAATATCTGTTCCAGCTCAGTCCGGTCAGCCTTGATCGGCGGGACCGGTTCAGCGCAGGTAAAACTGACCTGAAGCTGACGTGCATCAATCTGGGGAGAAAAAATATCCAGGGCATCTGTAACAACTTGGTCCAACCGGATATCATCCACCACCACCCGGCTGCGGTTGGCAGCATCCACCAGTTTGCGGATGATACCATCAATCCGGTCCACCTCTTTCAGGATCTTGCCAAGGTAATCGCCGATCTCAATCTCTTCCACCCCCTGCCCGAGCAGCTGGGTGAACAGCGAAATGGAGTTGAGCGGATTACGGATCTCATGGGCCATACCGGCAGCCAGATACCCCAGGGCGGCCAGCTTCTCTGTCTGTGCTATCTCCGTCTGAGCCCGGTGTAACGCCTCGGTCCGCTCCTGCACCCTGGTCTGCAGCTCACGGTTCCAGGTTTCAATCTCCAGCAGCAGGTGTTCGCGTTCGGCCTGCAGCGCCTGATTCGCCAGCTCAATCTCCCGTAATTTGAGGACCGCATCAACCCGGTCCGGCAACAGGCGTGCATCAAACGGTTTCAGCAGGTACTCTGATGCTCCGGCCTTCATCAGCTCTACGGCCAGCTCTTCATTTCCTCTGCCGGTTGCCATGATGACATAGCTGGATGGATGGTGGGTCTTGATTTCCTGCAGCATCGACAAACCATCCCGATCCGGCAGTTGATAATCCATCAGGACCAGTTCAGGTTTGTGGGCCGCCACCAATGCCAGCCCCTCGCCAGCACTACCGGCAGTTAGAACCTGATAGCCCCGCCGGAGGAGCATAGCCGCAAGCAGGCCTTGTATCGCAGGATCGTCATCAACAATCAGAACCGTTGCCAAAGCCGCTGGGTCAGCAGGGTGCATGGATTTTTACCGCTCGTCAGCGCAGATCATCAGGGAGTGGCAACGGGAAGGCGAATGGTCATGACCGGACAGGGAGCACTGCGCACCACCCGCTCTGCAGTGCTGCCAAAAATCAGATGATCCAGGCCGGTCCTGCCATGGGTGCCGATTATTATCAACGAGATATCCTCTTCAGTGGCAACCCGCATTATTTCTTCATACGGTACCCCTGTGGCCACCAATGTTTCAAAATTACTGAACTCCTTGATGTTCTCCTGGCAGAAACTGTCAAGCATCTTGGCTGCTCCGGTTTCAATCTCCTTTTCCAGCTGTTCAAAGGAGATATGGGGCACATAGAAACCGCGCAGATCAACCGGTTCATTGATGACGTGCAGCACCAGCAGTGACGAGTTGAAGGTCTGGGCCAGACTCAGGGCATACTCACAAGCGACCTCAGAGTAGTCAGAGAAATCAGTTGCCAGCAGAATCTTTTCAAAACGTTTCATCAGTGGTTCTCCTCTCGCTTGGCAGATGCCGGGAACATCTTGCCCATAACCTTGCGCAACTCTTCCAATCTGAGCGGCTTGTTCAGATATTCAAAGGCCCCCAGATTCAATGCTTCAAGATAGGATTCGACCTCGCCAAAGGCGGTAATCATAATCACATTGCTGGTGGGATACTCACGGTTCAGCTCCCGCAGAAAGCTCAGCCCGTTCATCTCCGGCATATTAAGGTCGGTAATGATCAGTTCAGCCGGATTATTCCGCAGGCTGCTCAGGGCCTCAAGTCCGTTTGCAGCGGTCTTGACCTCGTATCCTTCACGGCTCAACAGACGCGTCAGTGCGAGACGGGTATTTTCCTCGTCATCCACCACCAGAATTCTCTTGAGCTGCTCAGCCACACCACACCCCGGCCAGAAAAGTACCCGCTTTCAGGTAAGTCTAGCACGGAGTCGCACGCTGTCAAGACAGCCGGATGAACCTTTATTGATCAGCGGTGGGAGAGGCTCTGCAACCGGTCCTAACGGCGAAGCCCGTTGGCATCGAGGACGACGTAGGCCGGTTTACCCGGCGTGGCCTGCAGCTTCAGGGGGGTGCCGTTCAGTTCAATATCAACACTGCCTGCGTCAGACAGGTCCAGGGCAATGGTACGGGCAGCCTTCCACTCAATCAGGTCGCCACTGGTCAACTCGTAGCCCTGTGACGCTGCATCATCGATAACTACCGACAGAGAGCTGTTCCGGTTGACCTTCATCCTGATCATGAAACCATCACGGGCCTTGGGAGGAGCCGCCACGGTTTCC includes these proteins:
- the dinD gene encoding DNA damage-inducible protein D encodes the protein MKNELIIQLHKNFEEYAQQIDGEEFWFARDLQGLLGYSKWENFAKVIDKAKTACQTAGHAVADHFPDVRKMVDIGSGAERPIEDIALTRYACYLIAQNGNPRKTEIAFAQTYFAVQTRRIELIEKRLEEQERLTARQKLSLSEKELSGLIFERVGDNSGFARIRSKGDTALFGGQSTQQMKDRLGVPDSRALADFLPTITIKAKDFATEITNFNIRRDDLRHEETIAKEHIKNNQDVRKVLTDRGIKPEALPPAEDLKKLERRLKSEEKQLINQGAKPTTKRKSS
- a CDS encoding glutamate-5-semialdehyde dehydrogenase gives rise to the protein MTIAEQVVTIAKNARQASIALARLSTNVKNEMLLKMADALEADSTPLIAENAKDLAAGKEKGLSDAMLDRLMLDAKRITGMADALREVAALADPVGEVTKMWKRPNGLMVGKMRIPLGVIGIVYESRPNVTADAAALCLKSGNAVVLRGGSEAIHSNRSIAAILQGVMKALDIPEAALSLIPFTEREGVLEMLKQEELIDLIIPRGGESLIRFVVENSRIPVIKHYKGVCHLFVDASADFEMATRIIINAKTQRPGVCNALETLLIHRDVAARFIPPFAKALGDLQVELRGDEAFCSYAPQAKRATEEDWAAEYLELILACKVVDDMDAAIDHINQYGSLHSEVIVTRDYANAQRFIREVNSSCVLVNASTRFNDGGQLGLGAEIGISTTKLHSFGPMGLEDLTTTKFIVYGDGQVRL
- a CDS encoding LiaI-LiaF-like domain-containing protein; the protein is MKSKTSRTGGIVLVALGVYFLLSNHGLVPPLGQLLDKWWPLFMIVPGAVILLGRSGTSRS
- a CDS encoding NAD(P)/FAD-dependent oxidoreductase — protein: MPFLFRNLTLQPGEDEGRLVVLAARCFGLDAAALLQFRILRKGVDARKKPRVLLVYTASFCVADEAGFWKKHGGLPNLEQLPVETPQLFSRCSTAEPVVIVGMGPAGLFCALRLAAYGIAATILERGKPVEERVKDVARFWRDGALDPESNVQFGEGGAGTFSDGKLTCRLRDPNTGWVLDQLIRFGAPPEIRYQAKPHVGTDRLRRVVAALRAGLLESGADLRFSTCLTGLVCSNGQLRAVRSNQVDELACRHLVLAIGHSARDTYAMLSRQNLVMEAKPFAIGLRVEHPQGLIDRIQYGKPHPALPKADYALTYNNDLTRRSCYSFCMCPGGLVVASSSEAGMVVVNGMSNLGRDSGLANSALVVNVRPEDFDGKDPLAGVRFQQQWERTAFAAGGGGYCAPAQNLLAFIGQGTGGYCSSYRPGVVEADLASLLPEYVATTLREGIVSFDRKMKGFVTREATLTGVETRTSAPLRILRNEDCQSPALQGLYPCGEGAGYAGGIMSAALDGVRVADKIAEQLAP
- a CDS encoding response regulator; protein product: MTEAATKIEIIDDDPFFQRILSDAFREAGFAVYTANDGIEGVKLYLEQYPEVVLSDLVMPRMGGVSTCMEIARLAGERQPVIILLTSMFQEGPHEHETPEMGARFHIPKSTAPLDIVILVEQLIERAKTQTTLY
- a CDS encoding hybrid sensor histidine kinase/response regulator yields the protein MHPADPAALATVLIVDDDPAIQGLLAAMLLRRGYQVLTAGSAGEGLALVAAHKPELVLMDYQLPDRDGLSMLQEIKTHHPSSYVIMATGRGNEELAVELMKAGASEYLLKPFDARLLPDRVDAVLKLREIELANQALQAEREHLLLEIETWNRELQTRVQERTEALHRAQTEIAQTEKLAALGYLAAGMAHEIRNPLNSISLFTQLLGQGVEEIEIGDYLGKILKEVDRIDGIIRKLVDAANRSRVVVDDIRLDQVVTDALDIFSPQIDARQLQVSFTCAEPVPPIKADRTELEQIFTNLLMNAVEELPQGGELSIRIDSPEGLIAVRVADNGGGIASDHLESIFKPFFSTKSRGTGIGLPVARRIARLYHGDVTVDQTSETGTTFLVTIPREQKSSRS
- a CDS encoding universal stress protein translates to MKRFEKILLATDFSDYSEVACEYALSLAQTFNSSLLVLHVINEPVDLRGFYVPHISFEQLEKEIETGAAKMLDSFCQENIKEFSNFETLVATGVPYEEIMRVATEEDISLIIIGTHGRTGLDHLIFGSTAERVVRSAPCPVMTIRLPVATP
- a CDS encoding response regulator, encoding MAEQLKRILVVDDEENTRLALTRLLSREGYEVKTAANGLEALSSLRNNPAELIITDLNMPEMNGLSFLRELNREYPTSNVIMITAFGEVESYLEALNLGAFEYLNKPLRLEELRKVMGKMFPASAKREENH